One Peromyscus leucopus breed LL Stock chromosome 4, UCI_PerLeu_2.1, whole genome shotgun sequence genomic region harbors:
- the Mal gene encoding myelin and lymphocyte protein — translation MAPAAASGGSSLPSGFSVFVTFPDLLFIFEFIFGGLVWILIASSLVPIALIQGWVMFVSVFCFVATTSLMVMYIIGTHGGETSWITLDAAYHCVAALFYLSASVLEALATIMMYDGYTYKQYHENISAVVFAYVVTLFYVVHAVFSLIRWKSS, via the exons ATGGCCCCCGCAGCGGCTTCGGGTGGCAGCTCCCTGCCCAGTGGCTTCTCGGTCTTCGTCACCTTCCCTGACTTGCTCTTCATCTTTGAGTTT ATCTTCGGAGGCCTGGTCTGGATCCTGATCGCCTCCTCCCTGGTGCCCATCGCCCTGATCCAGGGCTGGGTGATGTTCGTGTCTGTGTTCTGCTTCGTGGCCACCACTTCCCTGATGGTCATGTACATAattggtactcatggcggtgaGACGTCCTGGATCACACTG GATGCAGCCTACCACTGTGTGGCTGCCCTGTTTTACCTCAGTGCCTCAGTTCTAGAAGCCCTGGCCACCATCATGATGTACGATGGCTACACCTACAAGCAATACCATGAAAACATCTCTGCAGTG GTGTTTGCCTACGTGGTCACTCTGTTCTACGTGGTCCATGCTGTGTTTTCCTTAATCAGATGGAAGTCTTCATAG